One Actinomadura viridis genomic region harbors:
- a CDS encoding ABC transporter ATP-binding protein, with the protein MSESAAGPALSLRDVHAGYDDLEILRGIDLDLAAGEVVCVIGANGAGKSTLLKTVFGLVKVRRGTVGVAGVDVTAEPSAARLRRGVVIVPQGRCNFPRMTVEENLLMGGYTLPKDRVEAGIGRAYEMFPVLRERRRQAAGNMSGGEQQLLEMAMALMLDPKIMLIDEPSLGLSPKMQTRVFDALRDLAGRDVAVLLVEQNAVQALRASHRGLVVEMGRVSRVGSGTEMLDDPDVRRAYLGLPA; encoded by the coding sequence GTGTCTGAGTCAGCCGCCGGCCCGGCGCTGTCGCTGCGCGACGTCCACGCCGGCTACGACGACCTGGAGATCCTGCGGGGGATCGACCTCGACCTCGCCGCCGGGGAGGTGGTGTGCGTGATCGGCGCGAACGGGGCGGGCAAGTCCACGCTCCTGAAGACCGTGTTCGGGCTGGTGAAGGTGCGGCGCGGCACGGTCGGCGTCGCCGGCGTGGACGTCACCGCGGAACCGTCCGCCGCCAGGCTCCGCCGCGGGGTGGTGATCGTCCCCCAGGGGCGCTGCAACTTCCCGCGCATGACCGTGGAGGAGAACCTGCTGATGGGTGGCTACACCCTTCCCAAGGACCGGGTGGAGGCCGGGATCGGCCGGGCGTACGAGATGTTCCCCGTCCTGCGGGAGCGGCGCCGCCAGGCCGCGGGGAACATGTCCGGCGGCGAGCAGCAGCTGCTGGAGATGGCGATGGCGCTCATGCTCGACCCTAAGATCATGCTCATCGACGAGCCGTCACTGGGCCTGTCGCCCAAGATGCAGACCCGCGTGTTCGACGCCCTGAGAGACCTCGCCGGCCGCGACGTGGCCGTCCTGCTGGTCGAGCAGAACGCGGTGCAGGCGCTCCGCGCGTCCCACCGCGGCCTCGTCGTCGAGATGGGACGGGTCAGCCGCGTGGGAAGCGGCACCGAGATGCTCGACGATCCCGACGTCCGCCGCGCCTACCTGGGACTGCCGGCATGA
- a CDS encoding ABC transporter ATP-binding protein gives MSGGNAMSGGTLAVDGLCKAYAGVSALGGVSLRVAPGEIVGLIGPNGSGKTTLIDCVTGLQRPDSGAVELDGRDVTRWSTGRLAHLGLIRTFQQVRTFESLTVRHNLRVAALGRRPRSRRLADLAGRDREDRALRRRLDELVEMFDLGAVVDRPAGEISYGQRKLVEFAAACVTPPRVLLLDEPVAAVNPTIGNLIRDRIAALSGTGTSVLLVEHNIELVVGVCDRVVVLNQGRPLADGDPAQVIARDDVQEAYFGV, from the coding sequence ATGAGCGGCGGGAACGCGATGAGCGGCGGGACACTCGCCGTCGACGGACTGTGCAAGGCGTACGCCGGAGTCAGCGCGCTCGGCGGTGTCTCCCTCAGGGTGGCGCCGGGCGAGATCGTGGGCCTGATCGGCCCGAACGGCTCCGGGAAGACCACACTGATCGACTGCGTCACCGGGCTCCAGCGGCCCGACTCCGGCGCGGTCGAACTCGACGGGCGCGACGTCACCCGATGGAGCACCGGCCGGCTGGCGCACCTGGGCCTGATCCGGACGTTCCAGCAGGTCCGCACGTTCGAGTCGCTGACCGTACGGCACAACCTGCGGGTCGCGGCCCTCGGCCGCCGGCCGCGGTCCCGCCGCCTGGCCGACCTCGCCGGACGCGACCGGGAGGACCGGGCCCTGCGCAGGCGCCTCGACGAGCTCGTCGAGATGTTCGACCTGGGCGCCGTCGTGGACCGGCCGGCCGGGGAGATCTCCTACGGGCAGCGCAAACTCGTCGAGTTCGCCGCCGCGTGCGTCACGCCGCCGCGGGTGCTGCTGCTCGACGAGCCGGTCGCGGCGGTCAACCCCACGATCGGCAACCTGATCCGCGACCGGATCGCCGCGCTCAGCGGAACGGGCACGTCGGTGCTCCTGGTCGAGCACAACATCGAACTCGTGGTGGGCGTGTGCGACCGCGTGGTGGTGCTCAACCAGGGCCGGCCGCTCGCCGACGGCGACCCGGCGCAGGTCATCGCTCGCGACGATGTACAGGAGGCGTACTTCGGTGTCTGA
- a CDS encoding branched-chain amino acid ABC transporter permease, translating into MIDVREEPRLRGAVRVEPALWCAGFAFALVLPLALPVPYYISTAITALMFVALAVAFDIVVGRIGALSLCQPVFFGFGSYAAAILATRHGWSFGAVLLLSMAAAVVLALAIGVPSFRLSLHAFAIGTLGFAVIAMLVARNWVGLTGGPLCMTGVPPLSVAGVELTSLTAQYYLILAMAAGAIGVAFAIARSRLGLALTAVRDDPVLAGARGLSPTAFRLTAFGISAALSAGVGVFNAYFQSVVCPENLDLSYTTALLIMVFIGGRSSLRGVVAAALLFTVLPQMLRLTEEWRLVIYGLVLLVVVITIPDGLERAFQAAGRLGRRRTQPTPVRKR; encoded by the coding sequence ATGATCGACGTACGGGAGGAGCCACGGCTCCGCGGCGCCGTACGGGTGGAACCGGCGCTGTGGTGCGCCGGGTTCGCCTTCGCGCTCGTGCTGCCGCTGGCCCTCCCGGTGCCCTACTACATCTCCACGGCGATCACCGCGCTCATGTTCGTCGCGCTCGCGGTCGCGTTCGACATCGTGGTCGGGCGGATCGGCGCGCTCAGCCTGTGCCAGCCGGTGTTCTTCGGCTTCGGCTCGTACGCCGCCGCGATCCTGGCCACGCGCCACGGCTGGTCGTTCGGCGCGGTGCTGCTGCTGAGCATGGCGGCCGCGGTGGTCCTGGCACTCGCCATCGGCGTACCGTCGTTCCGGCTGTCGCTGCACGCGTTCGCCATCGGCACGCTGGGCTTCGCGGTGATCGCCATGCTGGTGGCGCGCAACTGGGTGGGCCTGACCGGCGGCCCGCTGTGCATGACGGGCGTCCCGCCCCTCAGCGTGGCCGGTGTCGAACTGACGTCGCTGACCGCCCAGTACTACCTGATCCTGGCGATGGCCGCCGGCGCGATCGGCGTCGCCTTCGCCATCGCCCGCAGCCGGCTCGGGCTCGCGCTCACCGCGGTCCGCGACGATCCGGTGCTGGCCGGCGCCCGCGGCCTGTCGCCCACCGCGTTCCGGCTCACCGCCTTCGGCATCTCCGCCGCGCTCTCGGCCGGCGTGGGGGTGTTCAACGCCTACTTCCAGTCAGTGGTGTGCCCGGAGAACCTCGACCTGTCCTACACGACCGCCCTGCTCATCATGGTGTTCATCGGCGGGAGGTCCAGCCTGCGCGGGGTGGTGGCGGCGGCGCTGCTCTTCACCGTGCTGCCCCAGATGCTCCGCCTGACCGAGGAATGGCGCCTGGTCATCTACGGCCTGGTCCTGCTGGTCGTCGTCATCACGATCCCCGACGGCCTGGAGCGGGCGTTCCAGGCCGCGGGCAGGCTCGGGCGCCGCCGAACGCAGCCGACCCCGGTGAGGAAACGATGA
- a CDS encoding branched-chain amino acid ABC transporter permease → MNGLIEQLINGLTLGSQYALVAAGLALIFGVLEIVNFAHGELVMIGAYLLHAAGTYLDLPYPLAAVTTVAAMAAVGALFYVTVIRRILERGWQVQLVATLAVSIVLINLAIVVEGSLPKVAYSELGTRTVTIAGTQVSVQRFVVLLSMAATFGVLIWFLRSTRTGRAMRALAQNREAAAVVGIPVQRIGLVTVVIASCMAGIAAATMTPLYSAHPTMGTLLAIKAFAAVIMGGFGNVSGAVVSGFALGIAEALAIGYVSSAYADVLVFSVMIAVLLVRPHGLFGRAVRA, encoded by the coding sequence ATGAACGGACTGATCGAGCAGCTCATCAACGGCCTGACCCTCGGCTCGCAGTACGCGCTGGTCGCCGCGGGACTCGCCCTCATCTTCGGCGTGCTGGAGATCGTCAACTTCGCCCACGGCGAGCTGGTGATGATCGGGGCCTACCTGCTCCACGCGGCCGGAACCTACCTGGACCTCCCGTACCCGCTCGCCGCCGTGACCACGGTCGCCGCGATGGCGGCGGTCGGCGCGCTCTTCTACGTCACCGTCATCAGGCGGATCCTGGAACGCGGATGGCAGGTGCAGCTCGTCGCCACGCTCGCGGTCTCCATCGTCCTCATCAACCTCGCGATCGTGGTGGAGGGCTCGCTGCCCAAGGTGGCCTACAGCGAGCTTGGCACCCGCACGGTCACGATCGCCGGCACGCAGGTCTCGGTGCAGCGCTTCGTCGTGCTGCTCTCCATGGCGGCCACCTTCGGCGTGCTGATCTGGTTCCTGCGGTCCACCCGCACCGGCAGGGCGATGCGCGCCCTCGCGCAGAACCGCGAGGCGGCGGCCGTCGTCGGCATCCCCGTCCAGCGGATCGGGCTCGTCACCGTGGTCATCGCCAGCTGCATGGCCGGGATCGCGGCGGCGACCATGACCCCGCTCTACAGCGCCCATCCGACCATGGGCACCCTCCTGGCCATCAAGGCGTTCGCCGCCGTGATCATGGGCGGCTTCGGCAACGTCTCCGGCGCGGTCGTGAGCGGCTTCGCCCTGGGCATCGCCGAGGCGCTCGCGATCGGCTACGTCTCCAGCGCGTACGCCGACGTGCTCGTCTTCTCCGTGATGATCGCGGTGCTGCTGGTCCGGCCGCACGGCCTGTTCGGACGGGCGGTGCGGGCATGA
- a CDS encoding ABC transporter substrate-binding protein, producing the protein MRQRQWWASLAAGLLASAGVVGCAGGGTGAGDDEIKVGLSAAFSGKSAYYGQDSKKGVELAIDRLRQTMPDVKFTLVTADDECSPQGGASAFHRLADVDRVDAILGSPCSSATLGGMPTLPKSGTPAMTFGSTNAKISQQSGVGGNKHMWRMNVDDSIMGRHWVKYIADAGVKRVAVLAANNDFGRGGADLYKGQLAAAGVQLTATEFYDLGSSDLRPQLSKVRSSGAEAFITFAEAPDCAQMLRQMKEMGFRLPMYGRGACATAEAVRLIGDPKLAEGVQEATYWAATDTQREMLDAFKAKYGGAVPPYNSALAYYGMMTLAEAVKKGGKDRAGILAGLEKVNFTTGIGPIAFDDHNQAHPNMFILRIEGGQVKVLDVIDTGK; encoded by the coding sequence ATGAGGCAGCGACAGTGGTGGGCGAGCCTGGCGGCGGGATTGCTCGCCTCCGCCGGCGTCGTCGGCTGCGCGGGCGGGGGCACCGGAGCCGGCGACGACGAGATCAAGGTCGGGCTGTCGGCGGCGTTCAGCGGCAAGTCCGCCTACTACGGCCAGGACTCGAAGAAGGGCGTCGAACTCGCGATCGACCGGCTCAGGCAGACCATGCCGGACGTGAAGTTCACCCTCGTCACCGCCGACGACGAATGCAGCCCGCAGGGAGGCGCGTCGGCGTTCCACCGGCTCGCCGACGTGGACCGCGTGGACGCCATCCTCGGCTCACCATGCTCGTCGGCCACGCTCGGCGGGATGCCGACGCTGCCCAAGAGCGGGACGCCCGCGATGACGTTCGGCTCCACCAACGCCAAGATCAGCCAGCAGTCCGGCGTGGGCGGCAACAAGCACATGTGGCGGATGAACGTCGATGACTCGATCATGGGCCGGCACTGGGTGAAGTACATCGCCGACGCCGGCGTCAAGCGCGTCGCCGTCCTGGCGGCCAACAACGACTTCGGCCGCGGGGGAGCGGACCTCTACAAGGGGCAGCTGGCGGCCGCCGGGGTCCAGCTCACCGCCACCGAGTTCTACGACCTCGGTTCGAGCGACCTGCGCCCGCAGCTGTCGAAGGTCCGCTCGTCCGGCGCCGAGGCGTTCATCACCTTCGCCGAGGCCCCGGACTGCGCCCAGATGCTGCGGCAGATGAAGGAGATGGGATTCCGGCTGCCGATGTACGGCCGCGGCGCCTGCGCGACCGCGGAGGCGGTACGGCTCATCGGCGACCCGAAGCTCGCCGAGGGCGTCCAGGAGGCCACCTACTGGGCGGCGACCGACACGCAGCGGGAGATGCTGGACGCGTTCAAGGCCAAGTACGGGGGCGCCGTCCCGCCGTACAACAGCGCGCTCGCCTACTACGGCATGATGACGCTGGCCGAGGCGGTGAAGAAGGGCGGCAAGGACCGGGCGGGCATCCTGGCCGGGCTCGAGAAGGTGAACTTCACCACCGGCATCGGCCCCATCGCGTTCGACGACCACAACCAGGCCCACCCGAACATGTTCATCCTCAGGATCGAGGGCGGCCAGGTCAAGGTCCTCGACGTCATCGACACCGGCAAGTGA
- a CDS encoding IclR family transcriptional regulator yields MSETFPVYGTGHLGSVANAIDVLKAFGTRGEWRVTELSRELGLGKSTTHRLLQTLAAGGLVEQVAERGTYVLGMELVRIARAAARRTTLGAVAHPHLAELAERTQDAVLLTVLRGHRYLCVDVVNEAHHIISVVQLGDTVGLHAGAGGKAILAFQPTVFRSLVLGEPLVHYTDQTIRSPEELEVELESVRRNGYAFSDGEVTAGSASIAAPIRDADGRVIASVNATTSSSRMRELGIERYRDPVLEAAHNISADLGYVRPGGAGRGRGQE; encoded by the coding sequence ATGAGCGAGACCTTCCCGGTATATGGGACAGGGCATCTGGGTTCGGTGGCCAACGCGATCGATGTCCTCAAAGCCTTCGGCACCAGGGGCGAATGGCGGGTCACCGAACTGTCACGGGAACTCGGGCTGGGCAAGAGCACCACCCACCGGCTGCTCCAGACGCTCGCGGCCGGCGGCCTGGTCGAGCAGGTGGCCGAGCGCGGCACCTACGTGCTCGGCATGGAGCTGGTCCGGATCGCACGGGCCGCGGCACGGCGGACCACGCTCGGCGCGGTCGCCCATCCGCACCTCGCCGAGCTGGCCGAGCGCACGCAGGACGCGGTCCTGCTGACCGTGCTGCGCGGCCACCGGTACCTGTGCGTCGACGTGGTCAACGAGGCCCACCACATCATCTCGGTCGTCCAGCTCGGCGACACCGTCGGCCTGCACGCGGGCGCGGGCGGCAAGGCGATCCTGGCCTTCCAGCCGACCGTCTTCCGCTCGCTCGTCCTGGGGGAGCCGCTGGTCCACTACACCGACCAGACCATCCGCTCTCCCGAGGAGCTGGAGGTGGAGCTGGAGTCGGTACGGCGGAACGGCTACGCCTTCAGCGACGGCGAGGTCACCGCCGGCAGCGCGTCGATAGCCGCTCCCATCCGCGACGCCGACGGACGGGTGATCGCGAGCGTGAACGCCACCACCAGCAGTTCCCGGATGCGGGAACTCGGCATCGAGCGTTACCGCGACCCCGTCCTGGAGGCCGCGCACAACATTTCCGCCGATCTCGGTTACGTACGGCCCGGAGGCGCGGGCAGAGGGAGAGGTCAAGAATGA
- a CDS encoding helix-turn-helix domain-containing protein has translation MADERLTGALLHPVRWRIVRAFFGRDLTTSQLREIIDDVPVTSLYRHVATLADAGVLTVVGERQVRGTIERTYSLAKGKDHLGDAEASAMSRDEHRMAFQMLLARMGADFDAYLARDHIDVVADQVNYSQVAIYVTEEDWPRIQQGFIDLFGPYLTAPDDPDDERYRRMVLTTVLLPDPSPDR, from the coding sequence ATGGCGGACGAACGGTTGACCGGCGCGCTGCTGCATCCGGTGCGCTGGCGCATCGTGCGTGCCTTCTTCGGCCGCGACCTGACGACGTCCCAGCTTCGCGAGATCATCGACGACGTCCCGGTCACCTCCCTGTACCGGCACGTCGCCACGCTCGCCGACGCCGGCGTCCTGACCGTCGTCGGGGAACGCCAGGTACGGGGCACGATCGAGCGCACCTACAGCCTCGCCAAGGGCAAAGACCATCTGGGCGACGCCGAGGCGTCGGCGATGAGCCGTGATGAGCACCGCATGGCCTTTCAGATGCTCCTGGCGCGCATGGGCGCCGACTTCGACGCCTACCTGGCCCGCGACCACATCGACGTGGTGGCCGACCAGGTCAACTACTCGCAGGTGGCCATCTATGTGACCGAGGAGGACTGGCCGCGGATCCAGCAGGGGTTCATCGACCTGTTCGGTCCGTACCTCACGGCTCCCGATGACCCCGACGACGAGCGCTACCGCCGGATGGTGCTGACCACCGTGCTCCTCCCCGATCCCTCGCCCGACCGGTAA
- a CDS encoding alpha/beta fold hydrolase produces the protein MNAGPERRPFRRRMLAWALRGAAGLLCLIVAGTIAQYTLAFGDDERHPPAGRLVDVGGRKLHLHCEGRGGPAVVFESGWGDSNTTWSDVRKRVADGGQRACSYDRAGYAWSESRSGPRTARAEADDLVALLAAAGERGPYVLVGHSWGGHVLRLLRHHRADLVAGMLLLDVADERDAKAGSAARIQAIASRALATAGLFRTGSWMVDDREPRATRDHAAVVYGPATWRAAAAEMSAYGRTAALLKALPDSPGAWGDLPLSVVSVRTQASMIDHHRRLARLSTNSSHTVAPTDDHYLHLAVPDLVVEHVRRVSDARHRTPLGPRQRLQDP, from the coding sequence GTGAACGCCGGACCTGAGCGGCGTCCCTTCCGGCGGCGGATGCTCGCATGGGCGCTGCGGGGCGCGGCGGGGCTGCTCTGCCTGATCGTGGCCGGGACGATCGCGCAGTACACGCTGGCCTTCGGTGACGACGAACGCCATCCACCGGCGGGCCGCCTGGTGGACGTCGGCGGCCGGAAACTCCACCTGCACTGCGAGGGCCGGGGCGGGCCGGCGGTGGTGTTCGAGTCGGGATGGGGTGACTCGAACACCACCTGGTCGGATGTGCGGAAGCGGGTCGCGGACGGCGGGCAGCGCGCCTGTTCCTATGACCGCGCCGGGTACGCCTGGAGCGAGTCCCGGTCCGGCCCGCGCACGGCGCGGGCCGAGGCCGACGACCTGGTCGCGCTCCTGGCCGCGGCGGGCGAGCGGGGACCCTACGTCCTCGTCGGGCACTCGTGGGGCGGGCACGTCCTGCGCCTGCTGCGCCACCACCGCGCCGACCTGGTCGCCGGCATGCTCCTGCTCGATGTCGCGGACGAGCGCGACGCCAAGGCCGGTTCCGCCGCCCGCATCCAGGCGATCGCCAGCCGCGCGCTCGCCACGGCCGGACTCTTCCGGACCGGGTCATGGATGGTCGACGACCGCGAGCCCAGGGCGACCCGCGACCACGCGGCCGTCGTGTACGGCCCCGCCACCTGGCGTGCGGCGGCGGCCGAGATGAGCGCGTACGGACGCACCGCCGCCCTGCTGAAGGCGCTGCCCGACTCACCCGGAGCATGGGGAGACCTTCCGCTGTCGGTGGTCAGCGTCAGGACGCAGGCGTCGATGATCGACCATCATCGGCGCCTGGCCCGGCTGTCGACGAACAGCTCCCACACCGTCGCACCCACCGATGACCACTACCTTCATCTGGCCGTTCCCGACCTCGTCGTCGAACACGTCCGGCGCGTCAGCGACGCTCGACACCGGACGCCTCTGGGGCCCAGGCAGCGCCTTCAAGATCCCTGA
- a CDS encoding DUF4190 domain-containing protein has translation MRDADTTNRFAIVALITGVFGIGPAGVGFGIAALVQIGRRGGRGKGMAIGGIATSVVWMVASVALVIALVPSFEEDAAENSAFHMYPKPGQCFDISGEDVVGTKVVPCDRPHDAEMVLYYELPKGPWPGDQEMDRRGTDGCEQRVRARFQTRAPVENGDTYALLPRRVTWALGDRKVYCAIAAFEGRKLTEPIGSRAVQTRALDELRPGDCFTEPGRDSVTVTLIPCDRPHDAQLTHRFELPAGPYPGDAATERKALAGCDARWEKMFGEHPSPVRIEQWYQHPNKESWGLGDRIVLCYVTDAKKRDLTRSVVPR, from the coding sequence GTGCGCGACGCGGACACGACCAACCGGTTCGCGATCGTGGCGCTGATCACCGGAGTGTTCGGCATCGGCCCGGCCGGCGTGGGGTTCGGGATCGCCGCCCTCGTGCAGATCGGCCGCCGCGGAGGGCGCGGCAAGGGGATGGCGATCGGCGGCATCGCCACCAGCGTCGTCTGGATGGTCGCGTCCGTGGCCCTCGTGATCGCGCTGGTGCCCTCCTTCGAAGAGGACGCGGCCGAGAACTCCGCCTTCCACATGTATCCCAAGCCCGGCCAGTGCTTCGACATCTCCGGCGAGGACGTCGTGGGCACCAAGGTGGTGCCCTGCGACCGGCCCCATGACGCCGAGATGGTCCTCTACTACGAGCTGCCCAAGGGGCCCTGGCCGGGGGACCAGGAGATGGACAGGCGCGGCACCGACGGCTGCGAGCAGCGCGTCCGGGCGCGTTTCCAGACCCGCGCGCCGGTCGAGAACGGTGACACCTACGCGCTCCTCCCGCGCCGGGTCACCTGGGCCCTCGGCGACCGCAAGGTCTACTGCGCGATCGCCGCCTTCGAGGGCCGCAAGCTCACCGAGCCGATCGGCTCCCGGGCCGTCCAGACCCGGGCCCTGGACGAGCTGCGCCCCGGCGACTGCTTCACCGAACCCGGGCGTGACTCCGTCACCGTCACGCTCATCCCGTGCGACCGGCCGCACGACGCCCAGCTCACCCACCGGTTCGAGCTGCCCGCGGGCCCCTACCCGGGGGACGCGGCGACGGAGAGGAAGGCCCTCGCCGGCTGCGACGCGCGGTGGGAGAAGATGTTCGGCGAGCACCCCTCCCCGGTGCGGATCGAGCAGTGGTACCAGCACCCCAACAAGGAGTCCTGGGGCCTGGGCGACCGCATCGTCCTCTGCTACGTCACCGACGCCAAGAAACGCGACCTCACCCGTTCCGTCGTCCCCCGCTGA
- a CDS encoding GMC oxidoreductase, with product MPVLVIGTGYGGCVAALRLAQAGVDVHMVEMGMAWDTPGSDGKIFAGTRTPDYRSYWLRTRTKQPLSNFLGFPIDKDVPRYTGILDAEDFSGITVYQGRGVGGGSLVNGGMAVTPKRENFGAVLPSVNPDEMYGVYYPRANAELGVSSIDPAWFDTTACYQYARVGRKHAQRSGFPFLYVPTVYDWDYMKREADGTVPKSALIGEILYGNNHGKKSLQQTYLPKIRATGRVTISSLHKVTTVRPASGGGYTVEIDQLSTTGETTATKSVTADRVFFAAGSVGTSKLLVKLKATGALPNLNGEVGKGWGDNGNVMCGRANHMWDPTGTVQSAIPTAGIDNWAAGGAFAEVAPLPTGIETYASFYLSITRNPNRAQFSWNASAGRVDLNWQASWKQPSITMAKTIFDKINSTEGTIYRTDLFGTYKIWGDHLTYHPLGGAVLNKATDNHGRLHGHPGLYVIDGALIPGNTSVNPFVSITALAERNIEKIIATDL from the coding sequence GTGCCCGTCCTGGTGATCGGCACCGGGTACGGCGGATGCGTCGCCGCCCTGCGGCTCGCCCAGGCGGGCGTCGACGTGCACATGGTCGAGATGGGCATGGCCTGGGACACCCCGGGCTCGGACGGCAAGATCTTCGCCGGCACCAGGACCCCGGACTACCGGTCGTACTGGCTGCGCACCCGGACCAAGCAGCCCCTCAGCAACTTCCTCGGGTTCCCGATCGACAAGGACGTCCCCCGCTACACCGGGATCCTGGACGCCGAGGACTTCAGCGGGATCACGGTGTACCAGGGCCGCGGGGTGGGCGGCGGGTCGCTGGTCAACGGGGGCATGGCGGTCACGCCCAAGCGGGAGAACTTCGGCGCCGTCCTGCCTTCGGTGAATCCCGACGAGATGTACGGCGTGTACTACCCGCGCGCCAACGCCGAACTCGGTGTCTCCTCCATCGACCCGGCCTGGTTCGACACCACCGCCTGCTACCAGTACGCCCGGGTCGGCCGTAAGCACGCCCAGCGTTCCGGCTTCCCGTTCCTCTACGTCCCCACCGTGTACGACTGGGACTACATGAAGCGGGAGGCGGACGGGACCGTTCCCAAGTCGGCGCTCATCGGCGAGATCCTCTACGGCAACAACCACGGGAAGAAGTCCCTGCAGCAGACCTACCTGCCCAAGATCAGGGCGACCGGCCGGGTCACGATCTCATCGCTGCACAAGGTCACCACGGTCCGGCCCGCGTCCGGCGGCGGCTACACGGTGGAGATCGACCAGCTGAGCACCACCGGCGAGACGACGGCCACCAAGAGCGTGACCGCCGACCGGGTGTTCTTCGCGGCCGGCAGCGTCGGCACCAGCAAGCTGCTGGTCAAGCTGAAGGCCACCGGCGCGCTGCCCAACCTGAACGGCGAGGTCGGCAAGGGCTGGGGCGACAACGGCAACGTCATGTGCGGCCGTGCCAACCACATGTGGGACCCGACCGGCACCGTCCAGTCGGCCATTCCCACGGCCGGCATCGACAACTGGGCCGCCGGCGGCGCGTTCGCCGAGGTCGCGCCGCTGCCCACCGGGATCGAGACCTACGCCTCGTTCTACCTGTCGATCACCAGGAACCCCAACCGCGCCCAGTTCTCCTGGAACGCCTCGGCGGGCAGGGTCGACCTGAACTGGCAGGCCTCGTGGAAGCAGCCGTCCATCACCATGGCCAAGACGATCTTCGACAAGATCAACAGTACCGAGGGGACGATCTACCGGACCGATCTGTTCGGCACCTACAAGATCTGGGGCGACCACCTCACCTACCACCCGCTCGGCGGCGCGGTCCTGAACAAGGCCACCGACAACCACGGCCGCCTCCACGGCCATCCCGGCCTGTACGTCATCGACGGCGCGCTCATCCCCGGCAACACCAGCGTCAACCCGTTCGTGTCCATCACGGCGCTCGCCGAACGGAACATCGAGAAGATCATCGCCACGGACCTGTGA
- a CDS encoding carboxymuconolactone decarboxylase family protein, with the protein MNIDIPEGKDAIEYVWGEMVPGIGAAASGFSLAVYAHTTLGLREFEAARLRIAQINGCVFCLDWRTERDGRKVEEGFADAVLQWRTTGAFDDRTRLAAEYAERYALDHHGLDEEFWTRMTAHYSQVEIVELSMCLGSWLAFGRLNRVLGLDTMCVLPGH; encoded by the coding sequence ATGAACATCGACATCCCCGAGGGCAAGGACGCGATCGAGTACGTGTGGGGGGAGATGGTCCCCGGTATCGGGGCCGCCGCCTCCGGCTTCTCGCTGGCGGTGTACGCCCACACGACCCTCGGGCTGCGCGAGTTCGAGGCCGCGCGGCTCCGGATCGCGCAGATCAACGGGTGCGTCTTCTGCCTGGACTGGCGGACCGAACGGGACGGGCGGAAGGTCGAGGAGGGGTTCGCCGACGCCGTGCTCCAGTGGCGCACCACCGGTGCCTTCGACGACCGCACCCGGCTGGCGGCGGAGTACGCCGAGCGCTACGCGCTGGACCACCACGGCCTGGACGAGGAGTTCTGGACCCGGATGACCGCGCACTACAGCCAGGTGGAGATCGTGGAGCTGAGCATGTGCCTCGGGTCCTGGCTGGCCTTCGGCCGCCTCAACCGCGTTCTCGGTCTCGACACCATGTGCGTGCTGCCCGGCCACTGA